The DNA region TTGAGGTCCCAGGCGTAGTTCTGGTGCCTGTCGCCGGTGATGACCACCAGGTTGCGCACTCCACGGTCCTGCGCCGCGGCGAGCACGCGGTCGCGGTCGGCGACGTAGCCGTCCCACGGGTCGAGGTAGACGTTCGTGGCCTCGCCCGCGTCGGTGTCGGTCTGGCCCATCGGCGCCTGGTTGCCGAGAATCTGCCACCGCGCGCGGGACCGCGAGAACCCGTCGAGCAGCCATTGCCGCTGCTCCGAGCCGAGCAGGGTGCGGTTCTCGTCGAACCGCTCGGTGCAGTTCGCCGACTGGCCGTCGCCGCACGGCTGGTCGTCGCGGTACTGGCGGGTGTCGAGCATGGTGAAATCGGCCAGCGTGCCGTAGCTGAGCCGGCGGTGAAGCCGCGCGTCCGGGCCCTTCGGCAGCTGGGCGATGCGGTACGGCAGGTGCTCGTACATCGCCTGGAACGCCTCGGCCCGCCGCTGCCGGAACACCGCGCGGTCCTGGTCCGGTTCCTTGTCGATCTGCGAGATGTCGCCCGCCCAGTTGTTCTCCACCTCGTGGTCGTCGTTGACGTGGATCCACGGGAAGGCGGCGTGCGCGGCCATCAGCGGCGCTTCGGACTTGTAGAGCGCGTACTGGAGCCGGTAGCGGGCCAGGTCGAAGGTCTCGCCCTTGAACTGCGGCCCCACCGGCGTACCGCGGCCGATACCGGTGACACCGCTTTCGTAGAGGTAGTCGCCCAGGTGCACGACCAGGTCGAGGTCTTCGGCCGCCATGTGCTCGTAGGCGGTGAAGTGCCCGGCCTCCCAGCTCTGGCAGGACGCGAACGCGAAGTTCAGCTCACGCGGCGACGACCACGCGACCGGCGCCGTCCGGGTGCGGCCGACCGGCGAGATCACGCCGCCCGTGCGGAAACGGTAGAAGTACTCGTGATCCGGCGCGAGACCGTGGACCTCCGGGTGCACGGAGTGGCCGAGTTCGGGCGTGGCGACCACGGACCCGCGGCGGACGACGGCGCGGAAACGCTCGTCGAGCGACACTTCGTACTCGACCCGGACCGGCGTTCGCGGCATGCCGCCGAAACCGTCGGCCTCGTACGGCTTCGGCGCGAGCCTGGTCCAGAGCACGACACCGCCGGGCAACGGGTCGCCCGACGCGACACCGAGGGTGAACGGGTCGCCGGCACCGCGGGCGAGCGGCATCGCGCCGGCGGCGTTCCAGGCACCGGTCCCCAGCAGGACGGCGGCCGCGCCGGCGGAGCCATAACCGAGGAAGCGACGCCGCGACAGGGGGTGAGGGAGCGAAGGCATGAAGCCCTCCTGTGGTGGGATGGTCACGGGCGGGCCTCATGCTCGTCCGGCTTGATGGCCGCCCGGCCGCGCTCAGGCGAAGCGCCCGTGAACGAAAGACGATCAACCCTCGTGTTCCGCATCCTGTTCTACCGCCCCGAAATCCCGCCCAACACGGGTAACGCGATCCGCTTGACCGCGAACACCGGCTGCGAACTCCACCTGGTGGAGCCGCTCGGTTTCACGCTGGAGGACAAGCAGTTACGGCGCGCCGGGCTCGACTACCACGACCTCGCGCGCGTCCACGTCCACGCGGATCTCGACGCCGCATGGGCGGCGCTGCTGCCCGCCCGGGTCTACGCGTTCAGCGCCTCGGCGACGCGGCTGCACACCGACGTCGCGTACGAGCCCGGTGACGTGCTGATGTTCGGGCCGGAGTCGGCGGGGCTGCCTCGTGAAGTGCAGGAGTCGGCCGAGGTGACCGACCGGGTACGGCTGCCGATGCTGCCTTCGAGCCGGTCGCTGAACCTTTCGAACACCGCTGCGATCAGTGTGTACGAGGCTTGGCGGCAGAACGGCTTCGCGGCCCCCTGACCGCCCCGCCCCGGAGGCTATGAACGGTCCGTGAGTCGGTGGCGGGATGAAGGCTCCCTTCGCCGCGTCTAATGCGGTGAAGGGAGCTTCATCCCCGAGCCAGCGTTGCGAAGGTGGCTTTCGCGACACAGCCGCCGCCCAGAAAGGCCGCTTACGGCAGGCGCTGCCCCAGGAAGAGCGAAGCCGCGGCACCGATCATCAGCACCAGAGTCCCGATGATGACCCATGGCCTGCTCGCGTCGGCGTCCTTGAGCTCGTACCCGATCTGCTCGCCGAGGTCGTCGTACACGCGTTTCAGCTCTTCAGCGCTGGCCGCCTTGTAGAAATCGCCGCCCGAAAGCCGCGCGATCTCCTCCAGCGACTCGACGTCGACCTTGACTTCCTGCGGTTTGCCGTCGATGTCGACCGAGCCGTGCGTGGTCCCGAACGCGATCGACGAGATCGGCACCTGCGCCTGCTTCGCGGCCTGAGCGGCCGTGTAGCCGCCTCGCGGCGCGTACAGGTCGTCCGGGACGGTCTGCTTGCCGTCGCTCATCAACACGATCCGCGCGGGCGGCGGGCCCTCAGCGCCACCGACGATCGCCGAGAAGCTCTCGATCGACTGCAGCGCGGCGAAGATCCCTTCGCCGGTGGCGGTGGACTGCGCCAGCTTGAGATTGTCGATCGCCTTCACCACGCCACCGCGATCGGTGGTCGGCGCGACCAGCACGGTCGCCGTGCCCGCGAACGAGATCAGCCCGAGGTTCACGCCCGGGGTCATGTTCTGCGCGAACGACCGCGCCGACTCCTGGGCCGCCTTCAGCCGGGTCGGGGCGACGTCGGTCGCTTCCATCGACAGCGAGGTGTCGATCACCAGCATCACCGTGGCCCGGTTCCGGGGCACCTTCTGCTCGGCCGTCGGCCCGGCGAGCGCGACGGTGAGCACCAGCAGCGAAAGCACGATCAGGATGGCGGGAACGTGCCGCACCCATCCTTGGCTCTTCGGCGCGACCTTCTCCAGCAGTTCCAGGTTGGCGAACCGCATGGTGCGCTTGCGCCGCGCGCGCTGGGAAAGCACATAGCCCACGGCCACCGCGGCGACCGCCAGCAGCAGCAGGAACCACCACGGTGACGCGAATCCGGTGAGGCTCACGCGACACCACCGGACCAGCGTCGTTTGCGGGCCACCACGAACCGGACCATGTCCGCGATCCAGTCCGAATCGGTGCGCAGCACCAGATGCGCGGCACCGGCGCGGCGCAGCGCGGCCGCGACCTCCTGCCGGTGTGCGTGCGCCGCGGCGCCGAATTCCTTGCGCAGCAAGGCCGAAGCGTGCACTTCGCGCTGTTTCCCTGTCTCCGGGTCGGCCAGCACGACGGTGCCCACGTCGGGCAGGTCGATGTCGCGCGGGTCGAGGACTTCGATGGCGATGAGGTCGTGGTGCCCGCCGAGCGCCCGCAACGGGCGCTGCCATTCGGTGTCGCCGAGGAAGTCGGAGATCACGACGGCGAGCCCGCGACGACGCGGCGGACGGCGCAGTTTCTCCAGTGCCGCGGCGAGATCCCCGCGGACGCCTTCCTCGGCGCGCGGGGTCTCGGCGATCTTGCGGACCAGCCCTCGCGCGTGCGGGAGCCCGCCGCGCGCCGGGATGCGCGTGATGCTGCCCGCCCCGTTGGAGACGAGCGCGCCGATCCGGTTGCCGCCACCGCCGGTCAGATGGGCGACCGCGGCCGTCGCGCAGACGACCAGGTCGCGCTTCTCGCACAGCGCCGTGCCGAAGTCGAGGCTCGCGGACACGTCCGCCACCAGCCACGTCTCCAGTTCGCGATCGGCGACGGTTTCCCGGATATGCGGGCTCGTCGTCCGCGCGGTGACCGCCCAATCCATCCGGCGGACGTCGTCACCGGGCTGGTACGGCCGGGCCTCCCCCGGTTCCGAACCGGGCCCCGGCACCAGGCCGAGATGGTTCCCCTGCAACAGCCCGTCGAGACGGCGGCGCACGTCGAGTTCGAGCGTGCGCAGGCCCGCCTCCATCCGCTCCCCGCGGAGTACCGGCGGAGCCCAGGAAGGACGTTCGCCCTTCTCGTTCTTCACTCGGATCCCTTACCTGACGGGCGCGCCGGCCGGGACCGGTCCGCCCTGCCCGGCGCCGCCCTGCGGACGGGCCGAGACCTGCGGCAGCGGCACGGTCTGCAGCACCCGCGTGATGATGTGGTCGATGGGGACGCCGTCGGCCAGCGCGTCGTAGGACAGCACGAGCCGGTGACGCAGCACGTCGGGAACGACGTCGACGACGTCCTGCGGCAGCACGTAGTCCCGCCCGCGGACCAGCGCCAGCGCGCGGGCCGCGGCGATGATGCCGAGGCTGGCGCGCGGCGAGGCGCCGTAGGACACCCAGCCCGCGACGTCGGCGAGGCCGTGGTCGTTCGGCGTACGGGTGGTGAGCACGAGGCGCACGACGTAGTCGACGAGCGCGTGGTGCACGAAGACCTGCGAAGCGACGTTCTGCAGCCGCACCAGCTCCGCCGGGCTGAGCACCTCCTGCGGGGTGGGCGGGGTGACGCCCATCCGGTAGATGATCTCGCGCTCTTCCTCGGCCGTCGGGTACTCGACGACGATCTTGAACAGGAAGCGGTCCCGCTGCGCCTCGGGCAGCGGGTACACCCCCTCGTTCTCGATCGGGTTCTGCGTGGCGAGCACGAGGAACGGGTCGGGCATCGGGAAGGTCTGGCCGCCGATCGACACGTGCCGCTCGGCCATCACCTCGAGCATCGCCGACTGCACCTTCGCGGGCGCGCGGTTGATCTCGTCGGCGAGCACGAAGTTCGCCACCACCGGGCCGAGCTCGACGTCGAACCGCTCGGCGCCCTGCCGGTAGATCCGGGTGCCGAGGATGTCGGCGGGCACCAGGTCCGGGGTGAACTGCACGCGCGAGAACGAGCCGCCGACCACGCGCGCGAAGGTCTCGACGGCGAGGGTCTTCGCGACACCGGGAACACCTTCGAGCAGGAGGTGGCCCCTGGCCAGCAGGCCGACCAGCATCCGCTCGACCAGCCTGTCCTGGCCGACGATGATCCGCTTGACCTCGAACACGGTCCGCTCCAGCAACTGGGCGTCCCGCGCCGGCGTTCCGGGCTGCTGCTGCGCGCCGTCGGCGTAGCCGGGCTCGGTCACTCGTGCCTCCTGTGTTCCCCGCTTGCGTTCTTGCGTCCGGATGTGACCGTAGTGGTCGGTGACACAGCCGTTCGTGACGGTAGCCAACCCGATCAGCGGTATGACGGCTGTGAAGGGGCCTCGCCCCGGAACTTCACCAGGTCGTCCCACGCCTGCTTCGGGTGCATCGCCATCCGCTGCCGGACGACGGCGAGCAGGTGCAGGCGGGGCGTCAGCCGGTCGCCGGTCAGCGTGTCGTCGAAGACCTCCAGCACGGTGGCGCAGAACAGGACGAAACAGCCGCTGTGCCAGCGCAGATCGCTGATCGCGGCGGCATCGCCGTCGCCGTCGGCCACCAGCCGCTCGGCGATCGCGGCCAGCGCCTCCGGCTCCTCCGTCCCCGGGATGCCGAGCAGCTCCGTGGTCAGCGCGACCAGTTCCGGCGAACGGTCCAAGGTGGCCGCGGTGGCGATGAAGGCGCGAGCCTTGCCCGCCAGCTCCCCGGTGACGAGGCTTCGCGCGACGGTCTCCAGCGACGGCTGGTAGACCTCGTTCGCGAGATCGACCATCTCGGTGGCGCAGCGTTTGAGGTCCCGGGGCAGTCCTCCCGACAGACAATGCGCCAGGTAGCAGAACTGTTCGGAGATCCCCCGCAACCGCAAGGCGATCCAGAGCCTGCTCTCGTCCAAAGTGAACGGTTCGAGCCGCACCATCTCCGAGAACGCGCTGTCGAAGGCGTCCCGCACGCCGAGCCCCCGCTGTTCGAAACCGAGGACGGCGTCGTCCGAGACGGACACGAAGAACAGGCACCCAGGAACGTCGAAGACACCCTTCACGTCGTTGATGAACTGATGCGCCTTGTCGGGTTCGCCGATCTTGTCCAGTTCGTCGATCGCGATCACGACCCGGCCGGCGATCCTCTCCGCCGCCAGCCGCAGAGCCGCCTCCTCGGCGAACTCGCGGAACTTGTCGACGACCTCCGGATGGGTGAGCTGCTGTTCGGCACGCTGGGTCG from Amycolatopsis sp. EV170708-02-1 includes:
- a CDS encoding alkaline phosphatase; the protein is MPSLPHPLSRRRFLGYGSAGAAAVLLGTGAWNAAGAMPLARGAGDPFTLGVASGDPLPGGVVLWTRLAPKPYEADGFGGMPRTPVRVEYEVSLDERFRAVVRRGSVVATPELGHSVHPEVHGLAPDHEYFYRFRTGGVISPVGRTRTAPVAWSSPRELNFAFASCQSWEAGHFTAYEHMAAEDLDLVVHLGDYLYESGVTGIGRGTPVGPQFKGETFDLARYRLQYALYKSEAPLMAAHAAFPWIHVNDDHEVENNWAGDISQIDKEPDQDRAVFRQRRAEAFQAMYEHLPYRIAQLPKGPDARLHRRLSYGTLADFTMLDTRQYRDDQPCGDGQSANCTERFDENRTLLGSEQRQWLLDGFSRSRARWQILGNQAPMGQTDTDAGEATNVYLDPWDGYVADRDRVLAAAQDRGVRNLVVITGDRHQNYAWDLKRDFGDPGSPTVASEFVGTSITSGGNGADMTPGGENLLKANPHMKFFNSQRGYVRVNVNRQRWRSDFRVVPYVNTPGAPISTRASYVVEDRRPGVQSA
- a CDS encoding tRNA (cytidine(34)-2'-O)-methyltransferase, yielding MFRILFYRPEIPPNTGNAIRLTANTGCELHLVEPLGFTLEDKQLRRAGLDYHDLARVHVHADLDAAWAALLPARVYAFSASATRLHTDVAYEPGDVLMFGPESAGLPREVQESAEVTDRVRLPMLPSSRSLNLSNTAAISVYEAWRQNGFAAP
- a CDS encoding VWA domain-containing protein; translated protein: MSLTGFASPWWFLLLLAVAAVAVGYVLSQRARRKRTMRFANLELLEKVAPKSQGWVRHVPAILIVLSLLVLTVALAGPTAEQKVPRNRATVMLVIDTSLSMEATDVAPTRLKAAQESARSFAQNMTPGVNLGLISFAGTATVLVAPTTDRGGVVKAIDNLKLAQSTATGEGIFAALQSIESFSAIVGGAEGPPPARIVLMSDGKQTVPDDLYAPRGGYTAAQAAKQAQVPISSIAFGTTHGSVDIDGKPQEVKVDVESLEEIARLSGGDFYKAASAEELKRVYDDLGEQIGYELKDADASRPWVIIGTLVLMIGAAASLFLGQRLP
- a CDS encoding DUF58 domain-containing protein; the encoded protein is MEAGLRTLELDVRRRLDGLLQGNHLGLVPGPGSEPGEARPYQPGDDVRRMDWAVTARTTSPHIRETVADRELETWLVADVSASLDFGTALCEKRDLVVCATAAVAHLTGGGGNRIGALVSNGAGSITRIPARGGLPHARGLVRKIAETPRAEEGVRGDLAAALEKLRRPPRRRGLAVVISDFLGDTEWQRPLRALGGHHDLIAIEVLDPRDIDLPDVGTVVLADPETGKQREVHASALLRKEFGAAAHAHRQEVAAALRRAGAAHLVLRTDSDWIADMVRFVVARKRRWSGGVA
- a CDS encoding MoxR family ATPase, whose translation is MTEPGYADGAQQQPGTPARDAQLLERTVFEVKRIIVGQDRLVERMLVGLLARGHLLLEGVPGVAKTLAVETFARVVGGSFSRVQFTPDLVPADILGTRIYRQGAERFDVELGPVVANFVLADEINRAPAKVQSAMLEVMAERHVSIGGQTFPMPDPFLVLATQNPIENEGVYPLPEAQRDRFLFKIVVEYPTAEEEREIIYRMGVTPPTPQEVLSPAELVRLQNVASQVFVHHALVDYVVRLVLTTRTPNDHGLADVAGWVSYGASPRASLGIIAAARALALVRGRDYVLPQDVVDVVPDVLRHRLVLSYDALADGVPIDHIITRVLQTVPLPQVSARPQGGAGQGGPVPAGAPVR